A stretch of Sebastes fasciatus isolate fSebFas1 chromosome 19, fSebFas1.pri, whole genome shotgun sequence DNA encodes these proteins:
- the bhmt gene encoding betaine--homocysteine S-methyltransferase 1: MAPGAKKGILERLDAGEIVFGDGGFVFALEKRGYVKAGPWTPEAAAENPEAVRQLHREFLRAGSNVMQTFTFYASDDKLENRGHTQRFSGQQINEAACDLAREVANEGDALVAGGVSQTPSYLSCKSENDVKATFKKQLDVFVKKNVDFLIAEYFEHVEEAEWAVQVLRTTGKPVAATLCIGPEGDLNGVTPGECAVRLVKAGAQIVGVNCHFDPETCVKTVKMMKAGVERAGLKAHYMSQPLAYHTPDCNCQGFIDLPEFPFSLEPRILTRWDMQKYAREAYNAGIRYIGGCCGFEPYHIRALAEELATERGFLPAGSEKHGIWGSGLEMHTKPWVRARARRDYWEKLKPASGRPFCPSMATPDAWGVTKGHADLMQQKEATSQQQLKVLFDKANKCH; this comes from the exons ATGGCACCAGGAGCAAAGAAG GGGATTTTGGAGCGTCTGGATGCAGGAGAGATAGTTTTTGGAGATGGAGGCTTTGTCTTCGCCCTTGAGAAGAGAGGTTATGTCAAGGCAGGACCATGGACACCTGAGGCTGCAGCAGAGAACCCAGAAGCAG TGCGCCAGCTGCACAGGGAGTTCCTGAGAGCAGGCTCCAATGTCATGCAGACATTCACTTTCTACGCAAGCGATGATAAACTGGAGAACAGGGGCCACACTCAGCGCTTCTCT GGTCAGCAGATCAATGAAGCAGCTTGTGACCTGGCCAGAGAGGTGGCCAATGAGGGTGATGCTCTGGTGGCTGGAGGAGTCTCTCAGACTCCCTCTTACCTGAGCTGCAAGAGCGAGAATGATGTCAAGGCAACCTTTAAGAAACAGCTGGATGTCTTTGTCAAGAAGAATGTGGACTTCTTGATTGCAGAG TACTTTGAGCACGTGGAAGAGGCGGAGTGGGCCGTCCAGGTTCTGAGGACCACCGGGAAGCCTGTGGCTGCAACTCTGTGCATTGGACCTGAGGGAGACCTGAACGGGGTCACCCCCGGAGAGTGTGCCGTCAGACTCGTCAAAGCCG GAGCTCAGATTGTGGGCGTCAACTGCCACTTTGACCCGGAGACCTGTGTGAAGACGGTGAAGATGATGAAGGCGGGAGTGGAGAGAGCCGGTCTGAAGGCTCACTACATGAGCCAGCCGCTGGCTTACCACACTCCCGACTGCAACTGCCAGGGCTTCATCGATCTGCCCGAGTTCCCCTTCA GTCTGGAGCCGAGGATCCTGACCAGATGGGACATGCAGAAATACGCCCGTGAAGCGTACAACGCCGGCATCCGTTACATCGGAGGCTGCTGTGGATTTGAGCCCTATCACATCCGCGCCCTGGCTGAGGAGCTGGCAACTGAGAGGGGTTTCCTGCCTGCTGGCTCTGAGAAGCATGGCATCTGGGGCAGTGGTCTGGAGATGCACACCAAGCCTTGGGTCAGAGCGAG GGCCCGTCGTGACTACTGGGAGAAGCTGAAGCCGGCGTCCGGCCGTCCCTTCTGCCCCTCCATGGCCACCCCCGACGCTTGGGGGGTCACCAAAGGCCACGCTGACCTGATGCAGCAGAAGGAGGCCACctcccagcagcagctgaaGGTTCTCTTTGACAAGGCCAACAAATGTCACTGA